The Jeotgalibacillus aurantiacus region ACAGCATACGATCAGCCGGCTTTAGGCGCAGTGTACAAGCTGGTGTCGATTGAAAATGAGTCCGGTGATATGGTCGACACGATTAAAATCTCAAGTAACGCTGAAAAAGTAACGACCCCGGGGCTTAAACGGGTGTACCGTATCATAAACCGGGTAAACAATAAGTCAGAGGGCGATTATATTACCCTTGAAGGTGAAAATCCTCAGGAAGAGGACCACCTGAAAATGTTCCATCCGGTTCATACATTTGTGACGAAGTTTGTCACGAATTTTGAAGCGAAGGATCTCCATCATACCGTCATTAAAAATGGTGAGGTTTGTTATGACAATCCTTCCCCGGAAAACATTAAGCACTATTTACAGGAGAATCTCGATTTACTGTGGGATGAGTATAAGCGTTCAATGAATCCGGAAGAATATCCGGTCGATCTCAGTCAGAAGTGCTGGGATAATAAGATGCGCAACATTCAGGAGGTCAAGCAGGCCGTTAAAAATGCGCACATCAATCAATAATGAGGTGATTTTTTTGTCAGCACTGCAACAAAAGGTTGTCGCAGAAATGGGTGTTAAACCTGCGATCGATCCAAAAGAGGAAATTCGTAAGAGTATTGATTTTTTAAAGGAATATGCACACAAGCACACATTTATCCGCTCGTTTGTCCTTGGTATTTCAGGCGGTCAGGATTCTACCTTGACTGGAAAGCTGACACAAATGGCAGTTGACGAGCTGAATGAAGAAGCAGGAGAGGAAAAGTATTCTTTCATTCCTGTCCGTTTACCATATGGCACGCAGGGAGATGAATCGGATTGTCAGGATGCACTCCGTTTTATTAACCCGAAAGAAACGATGGTCGTGAACATTAAGCCGGCTGTTGATCAGAGTGTCGAATCGCTGAAACAGGCTGGCGTTGACATCAGCGATTTTGCCAAGGGAAATGAAAAAGCACGTGAAAGAATGAAGGTTCAGTACTCCATTGCTGCCATGAGAAATGGTGTAGTGGTTGGAACGGACCATCCGGCAGAAGCAGTTACCGGCTTTTACACGAAGCACGGTGACGGCGGAGCTGACATTCTGCCATTGTTCCGTCTGAATAAACGTCAGGGTAAGCAGCTGTTAAAAGAGCTTGGCTGTCCTGAACATCTTTACCTGAAAAAACCGACAGCGGACCTCGAGGAAGACCGTCCACAGCTTGCAGACGAGGAAGCGCTCGGTGTGACCTATGATCAGATCGACGATTATCTGGAGGGTAAAGAAGTATCACCCGAAGCCAAGGAAAAGATTGAACAGCACTACTTAAAAACACAGCATAAACGTCATATGGCGATCACCATTTTTGATGATTTCTGGAAATAGCGGTTAATTCGGGTCAGGCTGGTCTATAATGGGACTATCCCTTTTTCACCGCTTCCTGTATTCAGAAACCGGATTGAGAAAGGGAAACCGACTCAATCCGGTTTTTTTCTGTTTGAAAACGTACCGGGTAGACAGTTACTGTTGTAACACTATGTTTTTTCTTATATTCTAAATAGAGTGTATATTTCAAAAAACAGGACTTTTTGCCAACAGGTGAAAGTGTTGCTGCAACTGATACATTTTTTACACAAGTTTAATAGAAATAGATCGAGTTGAAAATGGGAGGGAACCAGTATGTACCATGAAAAATTAGAAACGATTCTTCATAACATTGAAAAGGTCATGATTGGAAAAAGAACGGTTGCTGAATTAAGCATTGTGTCGCTTCTGGCGCAGGGGCATATTCTTCTTGAAGATGTTCCGGGTGTCGGAAAAACGATGATGGTTCGTGCGCTTGCAAAGTCAGTTGGTGC contains the following coding sequences:
- the nadE gene encoding ammonia-dependent NAD(+) synthetase — its product is MSALQQKVVAEMGVKPAIDPKEEIRKSIDFLKEYAHKHTFIRSFVLGISGGQDSTLTGKLTQMAVDELNEEAGEEKYSFIPVRLPYGTQGDESDCQDALRFINPKETMVVNIKPAVDQSVESLKQAGVDISDFAKGNEKARERMKVQYSIAAMRNGVVVGTDHPAEAVTGFYTKHGDGGADILPLFRLNKRQGKQLLKELGCPEHLYLKKPTADLEEDRPQLADEEALGVTYDQIDDYLEGKEVSPEAKEKIEQHYLKTQHKRHMAITIFDDFWK